Proteins encoded together in one Rhizobium bangladeshense window:
- a CDS encoding CbtB domain-containing protein — protein sequence MSDTTFAPVAAPTPIPAGDILPWGIFGGLLMLIVLYFVGTEEGAMALFNGMYVHEFVHDARHLLGFPCH from the coding sequence ATGTCTGACACCACTTTCGCGCCCGTCGCTGCGCCGACTCCGATCCCCGCCGGCGATATCCTTCCCTGGGGGATTTTCGGCGGTCTGCTGATGCTGATCGTTCTTTATTTCGTCGGCACCGAGGAAGGCGCGATGGCGCTGTTCAACGGCATGTATGTGCACGAATTCGTGCATGATGCCCGCCATCTCCTCGGCTTTCCCTGCCACTAA
- a CDS encoding acetate/propionate family kinase yields MSSTDLLLTFNAGSSTVKIGIFSIEGAEARHLGKGVIDLRAEPLSLGLTKGSQRVDMPLKAKLTDDLHGVIDETFTLLADHFDMTAAAAAGHRVVHGGERFTSAVALDDDAIEGIEALIPLAPLHQPQALRFIHALRHLKPHLLQMASFDTAFHSTQDDLVRRLAIPRSLHDEGIKRYGFHGLSYKFIAGELARRAPHAAKAVVAHLGSGASLCALENGISRDCSMGFSTLDGIPMATRPGWLDPGVILHLAGERKRSLREIEDLLYHRSGLLGVSGISADTRYLLKDGRPEARQAIDLFTLRIAGEIGRMAVTLGGLDAVVFTAGIGEHQPDVRAGVAERLSWLGLSIDEKANAANGFMISTRESPMAAHVIATDEEQVIADEALSVLRAR; encoded by the coding sequence ATGTCATCCACCGACCTCCTCCTGACCTTCAATGCCGGCTCATCGACGGTGAAGATCGGCATCTTTTCAATCGAGGGCGCCGAGGCACGGCACCTCGGCAAGGGTGTCATCGATCTCCGCGCCGAACCGCTCTCCCTCGGCCTGACCAAGGGGTCGCAGAGAGTTGACATGCCGCTCAAAGCGAAGCTGACGGACGATCTGCACGGGGTCATCGACGAGACCTTCACGCTTCTCGCCGATCATTTCGATATGACTGCCGCTGCCGCTGCCGGCCACCGCGTCGTTCATGGCGGTGAGCGCTTCACGAGCGCCGTCGCGCTAGATGACGACGCTATCGAGGGGATCGAAGCCCTGATACCGCTCGCCCCCCTGCACCAGCCGCAAGCGCTACGCTTCATCCACGCGCTCCGCCATCTGAAGCCGCATCTTTTGCAGATGGCCTCCTTCGATACCGCCTTCCATTCCACGCAGGACGATCTGGTTCGCCGCCTCGCGATACCGCGGTCCTTGCATGACGAGGGGATCAAGCGTTACGGCTTCCACGGGCTTTCCTATAAGTTCATCGCTGGCGAACTTGCGCGCAGGGCACCGCATGCGGCAAAGGCCGTGGTCGCCCATCTCGGCAGCGGCGCCAGCCTCTGTGCGCTGGAAAACGGCATCAGCCGCGACTGCAGCATGGGCTTTTCGACCCTCGACGGCATCCCGATGGCGACTCGCCCGGGCTGGCTCGATCCCGGCGTCATCCTGCATCTGGCAGGAGAGAGAAAGCGATCCCTGCGAGAGATCGAGGATTTGCTCTATCACCGCTCAGGCCTGCTCGGCGTTTCCGGCATCAGCGCCGACACGCGCTATCTGTTGAAGGACGGCCGGCCGGAAGCGCGCCAGGCGATCGACCTCTTCACGCTGCGAATTGCCGGCGAGATCGGCCGCATGGCGGTAACGCTCGGCGGCCTCGATGCCGTCGTCTTCACCGCCGGCATAGGCGAGCATCAGCCGGATGTCCGCGCCGGCGTGGCGGAACGGCTGTCCTGGCTCGGCCTTTCGATCGACGAGAAAGCCAATGCCGCCAATGGTTTCATGATCAGCACCAGGGAAAGCCCCATGGCCGCCCATGTCATTGCCACGGACGAAGAACAGGTGATCGCCGATGAGGCGCTGTCCGTTCTTCGCGCCCGCTGA
- a CDS encoding sulfite oxidase-like oxidoreductase: MSDDQTPADSKLTNSKRRWASEGKFLTGRISRPDTERLPPGQHLVKNWPVLDLGQQPVISTESWRLEVRGLVETTLTLAWADFQAIEQSTRVSDIHCVTTWSRYDNKWNGVSTRDLLDRAMPNPEAAFVMLTSYDGYTTNLPLADFAAEDAILATSWEGLPLTPEHGGPMRLVVPHLYFWKSAKWLRRIELLAADEAGFWEKNGYHMYGDPWREQRYSDD; encoded by the coding sequence ATGAGCGACGACCAGACGCCCGCCGACAGCAAGCTCACCAACTCCAAGCGCCGCTGGGCGTCCGAGGGCAAGTTCCTGACCGGCCGCATCAGCAGGCCGGACACGGAACGCCTGCCGCCCGGCCAGCACCTCGTCAAGAACTGGCCGGTGCTCGATCTCGGGCAGCAGCCGGTCATTTCCACCGAGAGCTGGCGGCTTGAAGTGCGCGGCCTGGTCGAAACGACGCTCACCCTTGCCTGGGCCGATTTTCAGGCCATCGAGCAGAGCACCAGGGTCAGCGACATCCACTGCGTCACTACTTGGTCGCGCTACGATAACAAATGGAACGGCGTTTCGACGCGTGATCTGCTCGACCGCGCCATGCCGAATCCGGAAGCAGCCTTCGTCATGCTGACAAGTTACGACGGCTATACCACCAATCTGCCGCTTGCCGATTTCGCTGCCGAGGACGCGATCCTGGCGACCTCCTGGGAAGGCCTACCGCTGACACCGGAGCACGGTGGGCCGATGCGCCTCGTCGTGCCGCATCTTTATTTCTGGAAGAGCGCCAAGTGGCTGCGCCGCATCGAACTGCTAGCCGCTGACGAAGCCGGTTTCTGGGAAAAGAACGGCTACCACATGTATGGTGATCCGTGGCGCGAGCAGCGCTATTCCGACGACTGA
- a CDS encoding putative bifunctional diguanylate cyclase/phosphodiesterase codes for MPVFFQSRAGRQCMSIVGLGITLWLLAALLQFDDSLVSFMTAFGNYGADKLVLGLGIAGAMSFIYSVLRIADLRKEMELRVAAQAKADWTATHDHLTKLPNRYAFERKILSRPVRNDDEIQEWDNSVTIFSVDLDGFKKVNDLVGHKGGDVLLIEVARRICALGNADCVYRFGGDEFIIVAFALTAEREERFAKLLIQAVTRPIHIDGFAVEVGASVGYDRWVEGSEPLGDAAHRADLAMYEAKSRGPNHYLVFETSMQDKVTERASLEARLRAAIATKAIKPFYQPLIDLKTGQLCGFEALARWIDEDGVNIPPPVFIDIAEETGMITALFEDLLAQACSDALTWPAHVMLSFNVSAVQMEDRLLTSRILKVLSASRLPPQRLEIEITENALIQDPAVAAVILEELHAAGIQIALDDFGTGYSSLAQLARYRFDKIKIDKSFIATYRDDERQEKIVRAMLGLGRSLNIKTTAEGVEEHGQLAFLLQLGCDVGQGYLFGKAMPADEASIFIRNRNANLASRA; via the coding sequence ATGCCGGTGTTTTTCCAGAGCAGGGCCGGAAGGCAATGCATGTCGATCGTCGGTTTGGGGATAACCCTCTGGCTCCTCGCTGCCTTGCTGCAGTTCGACGACAGCCTGGTTTCCTTCATGACCGCATTCGGCAACTACGGCGCCGACAAGCTCGTTCTGGGGCTCGGCATCGCCGGCGCCATGAGCTTCATCTATTCGGTCCTGCGTATTGCCGATCTGCGCAAGGAAATGGAACTGCGGGTCGCCGCCCAGGCGAAGGCCGACTGGACGGCAACTCACGACCACCTGACTAAGCTGCCGAACCGCTACGCCTTCGAGCGCAAAATTCTCTCACGGCCGGTCAGGAACGACGACGAAATCCAGGAATGGGACAACAGCGTCACCATCTTCTCCGTAGACCTCGACGGCTTCAAGAAAGTCAACGATCTTGTCGGCCACAAGGGCGGCGACGTATTGTTGATCGAAGTGGCTAGACGCATCTGCGCGCTCGGCAATGCCGATTGCGTCTACCGGTTCGGCGGTGATGAATTCATCATCGTTGCCTTCGCTCTGACGGCGGAGCGCGAGGAACGTTTCGCCAAGCTGTTGATCCAGGCCGTCACCCGACCGATTCATATCGACGGATTTGCCGTAGAAGTTGGCGCCAGCGTCGGTTACGATCGATGGGTCGAGGGCAGCGAACCGCTGGGAGACGCCGCCCATCGTGCTGACCTCGCCATGTATGAGGCCAAATCACGCGGCCCCAACCATTATCTCGTCTTCGAAACTTCGATGCAGGACAAAGTAACGGAGCGCGCTTCCCTGGAGGCCAGACTGCGCGCCGCAATCGCCACCAAAGCTATCAAGCCGTTCTATCAACCGCTGATCGACCTGAAGACTGGCCAGCTTTGCGGTTTCGAAGCCCTCGCACGCTGGATAGACGAGGATGGTGTCAACATTCCGCCGCCTGTTTTCATCGACATCGCCGAAGAAACCGGGATGATCACCGCCTTGTTCGAGGATCTCCTTGCTCAGGCCTGCAGCGATGCGCTCACCTGGCCGGCGCATGTCATGCTGTCATTCAACGTCTCCGCGGTGCAGATGGAAGACCGGCTGTTGACGTCCCGCATCCTTAAGGTCCTTTCCGCAAGCCGGCTGCCGCCACAGCGCCTTGAAATTGAGATTACCGAAAACGCGCTGATACAGGATCCCGCTGTCGCCGCCGTTATTCTCGAAGAGCTGCATGCCGCCGGCATCCAGATCGCCCTCGACGATTTCGGCACTGGCTATTCGAGCCTCGCCCAGCTCGCCCGCTACCGCTTCGACAAGATCAAGATCGACAAAAGCTTCATCGCCACTTATCGCGACGACGAACGCCAGGAAAAGATCGTCCGCGCCATGCTTGGCCTCGGCAGAAGCCTCAACATCAAGACGACCGCGGAAGGCGTCGAGGAACACGGCCAGCTTGCCTTCCTGCTGCAGCTCGGCTGCGACGTCGGCCAGGGCTATCTTTTCGGCAAGGCGATGCCCGCCGACGAGGCCAGCATCTTCATCCGCAATCGTAATGCCAATCTGGCATCGAGGGCCTGA
- a CDS encoding histidine phosphatase family protein translates to MNTRLTWICHGATAANRKARFPLDEPLEEKAVEEAARVAALPHADRIVTSPALRARQTADALLLEGRIDPSLRDCDHGRWAGRSIQAIESEEPENLMAWMTEPEAAPHGGESLLDLRKRVAGWMEAQSEQGGHVIAVSHAAVIRAAVAHVLQAPPSSFWLTDVEPLAILRMTSNGSRWCLRFQH, encoded by the coding sequence GTGAATACGCGCCTCACCTGGATCTGCCACGGCGCGACGGCGGCGAACCGCAAGGCCCGGTTTCCGCTCGACGAACCGTTGGAAGAAAAGGCAGTGGAAGAAGCAGCCAGGGTCGCTGCGCTCCCTCACGCGGATCGTATTGTCACCAGCCCCGCCTTGCGCGCCCGCCAGACGGCCGACGCGCTCCTTCTCGAAGGGCGGATAGACCCATCGCTCCGCGACTGCGATCACGGTCGTTGGGCTGGCAGGTCGATCCAGGCGATCGAGTCGGAAGAGCCGGAAAACCTCATGGCCTGGATGACCGAGCCGGAGGCGGCCCCTCATGGCGGCGAGAGCCTTCTTGACCTGCGGAAGCGCGTCGCTGGCTGGATGGAGGCGCAGTCCGAGCAGGGCGGTCACGTCATCGCTGTCAGCCATGCGGCCGTCATCCGGGCGGCCGTCGCGCATGTGCTTCAGGCGCCGCCCTCCTCCTTCTGGCTGACCGACGTCGAACCACTCGCCATCCTTCGCATGACAAGCAATGGAAGCCGCTGGTGTTTGCGCTTCCAGCATTAG
- a CDS encoding phosphoketolase family protein — protein sequence MEKHVSTAAALTDAELTLIDRYWRAANYLSVGQIYLLANPLLREPLKPEHIKPRLLGHWGTTPGLNFIYAHLNRLIRAHDLNIIYMCGPGHGGPGMVANTYLEGTYSEIYPDISEDTEGMRRLFRQFSFPGGIPSHAAPETPGSIHEGGELGYALVHAFGAAFDNPDLIVACVVGDGEAETGPLAASWHSNKFLNPARDGAVLPILHLNGYKIANPTILGRAGDDDLRRLFEGYGYEPFFVDGHEPSDMHQQMASTFDQIFDRIRDIQVQARSGAAKGCPRWPMIVLRSPKGWTGPKEVDGKKVEGFWRAHQVPVSNCRENESHRKILEDWMRSYDPEDLFDADGRLKTDLRALAPVGNRRMGANPHANGGLLRRELNVPDIGEYAVDVVKRGSVVAQSTEILGHYLRDTMKLNAEAANFRVFGPDETESNRLGSVFEVTNRVWMEDIEPFDVHLSRDGRVMEVLSEHLCQGWLEGYLLTGRHGLFSCYEAFIHIIDSMFNQHAKWLKVTRELEWRKPISSLNYLLTSHVWRQDHNGFSHQDPGFVDLVANKKADIVRIYLPPDANTLLWVGDHCLRTYDRINVIVAGKQPEPQWLSMDEAVKHCEAGIGIWHWASNEDDTISPDLVMACAGDVPTMETLAAVDLLRKAIPELKIRTVNVVDLLALQSRDQHPHGLSEEAFDAIFTTDKPVIFAYHGYPYLIHRLTYKRTNHENIHVRGFVEEGTTTTPFDMTVLNELDRFHLAIEAIERVPGLKEKAKDALAAFRGKLAEHYDYVREYGEDMPEVRDWTWPTA from the coding sequence ATGGAAAAGCATGTCTCGACCGCCGCCGCCCTGACCGATGCTGAACTCACCCTGATCGACCGCTATTGGCGGGCGGCCAACTACCTCTCGGTCGGCCAGATCTACCTGCTCGCCAATCCGCTGCTGCGCGAGCCGCTGAAACCCGAGCACATCAAGCCCCGCCTGCTCGGTCACTGGGGCACGACACCAGGCCTCAACTTCATTTATGCGCATCTGAACCGCCTCATCCGCGCCCACGATCTCAATATCATCTACATGTGCGGCCCCGGTCACGGCGGGCCTGGCATGGTCGCCAACACCTATCTCGAAGGTACCTACAGCGAAATCTATCCCGATATTTCCGAAGACACTGAAGGGATGCGCAGGCTCTTCCGACAATTCTCGTTTCCCGGCGGCATCCCGAGCCATGCGGCGCCGGAAACGCCGGGATCGATCCATGAAGGCGGCGAACTCGGCTACGCCCTCGTCCACGCCTTTGGCGCTGCCTTCGACAACCCCGACCTGATCGTCGCCTGCGTCGTCGGAGACGGAGAGGCAGAGACCGGGCCATTGGCCGCCAGCTGGCATTCCAACAAGTTCCTGAATCCCGCCCGCGACGGCGCCGTTCTGCCGATCCTGCATCTGAACGGCTACAAGATCGCCAATCCGACCATTCTCGGCCGGGCCGGTGACGACGACCTGCGACGTCTCTTCGAAGGCTACGGCTACGAGCCGTTTTTCGTCGACGGCCACGAGCCAAGCGACATGCATCAGCAGATGGCCTCGACCTTCGACCAGATCTTCGACCGCATCCGCGATATCCAGGTGCAAGCCCGCAGCGGCGCTGCGAAGGGCTGCCCGCGTTGGCCGATGATCGTGCTGCGCAGCCCCAAGGGCTGGACCGGGCCGAAGGAAGTCGACGGCAAGAAGGTGGAAGGCTTCTGGCGAGCCCACCAGGTGCCGGTCTCCAATTGCCGCGAGAACGAAAGTCATCGCAAGATTCTCGAAGACTGGATGCGGAGCTACGATCCCGAAGACCTGTTCGATGCCGATGGCCGGCTGAAAACCGATCTGCGGGCACTGGCGCCCGTCGGCAACCGCCGCATGGGCGCCAATCCGCATGCCAATGGCGGTTTGCTGCGCCGGGAACTCAATGTTCCCGATATAGGCGAATATGCGGTTGACGTGGTCAAGCGCGGCAGCGTCGTGGCCCAGTCGACGGAGATCCTCGGCCATTACCTGCGCGACACGATGAAACTCAACGCAGAGGCGGCAAACTTCCGCGTCTTCGGCCCCGACGAGACGGAGTCGAACCGCCTCGGCAGCGTCTTCGAGGTCACGAACCGTGTGTGGATGGAGGATATCGAACCATTTGATGTCCATCTCTCTCGCGATGGACGCGTCATGGAAGTACTTTCGGAACATCTCTGCCAGGGATGGCTCGAGGGCTACCTCTTGACCGGCCGGCACGGCCTCTTTTCCTGCTATGAGGCCTTCATCCACATCATCGATTCCATGTTCAACCAGCACGCCAAATGGCTGAAGGTGACGCGCGAACTCGAATGGCGGAAGCCGATCTCATCGCTGAACTACTTGCTGACCTCGCATGTCTGGCGCCAGGACCATAACGGCTTCAGCCACCAGGACCCTGGCTTCGTCGACCTCGTCGCCAACAAGAAAGCCGACATCGTCCGCATCTACCTGCCGCCGGATGCCAACACCCTGCTCTGGGTCGGCGATCATTGCTTGCGCACCTATGACCGCATCAATGTCATCGTCGCCGGCAAGCAGCCGGAGCCGCAATGGCTGTCGATGGACGAAGCGGTAAAACATTGCGAAGCCGGTATCGGGATTTGGCACTGGGCAAGCAACGAGGACGACACGATCTCTCCTGATCTCGTCATGGCCTGCGCCGGCGATGTCCCGACGATGGAAACGCTCGCCGCCGTCGATCTTCTGCGCAAGGCCATTCCCGAGCTAAAGATCCGGACCGTAAACGTCGTCGACCTATTAGCACTGCAATCCAGGGACCAGCATCCGCATGGCCTTTCCGAGGAGGCCTTCGACGCGATCTTCACCACAGATAAGCCGGTTATTTTCGCCTATCACGGCTATCCCTATCTCATTCACCGCCTGACCTACAAGCGCACCAACCACGAGAACATCCACGTCCGCGGCTTCGTCGAGGAGGGAACGACG
- a CDS encoding CbtA family protein, with translation MVGNLLLRGMLAGLIAGILVFVFAHTVGEPLVDAAIAFEEANAQAAGEAAEPEIVSRATQAGLGLFTGVMAYCIAVGGLFSLTFAFVHGRFGRLSPRGTSAVIALAAFVAVVLVPGIKYPANPPAVGSSDTIGVRTELFFLMIVVSLASLIAAIALSRRLGERFGLWNGAIIAGIAYLVFIGAVLYLLPPINEVPENFSATVLWRFRATTLGMHAILWAALGLVFGVLAERHLVAKSGLRPALR, from the coding sequence ATGGTTGGAAACCTTCTGCTTCGCGGCATGCTCGCGGGCCTGATTGCTGGTATCCTCGTTTTTGTCTTCGCCCATACCGTCGGCGAGCCGCTGGTCGATGCGGCGATCGCCTTCGAGGAGGCTAACGCTCAGGCGGCGGGCGAAGCTGCCGAGCCTGAAATCGTCAGCCGTGCCACGCAGGCCGGTCTCGGCCTTTTCACAGGCGTCATGGCCTACTGCATCGCCGTCGGCGGGCTTTTCTCGCTCACCTTCGCTTTCGTGCACGGCCGCTTCGGCAGGCTTTCGCCCCGCGGCACCTCGGCCGTCATCGCCCTTGCCGCCTTCGTGGCGGTCGTTCTGGTTCCCGGCATCAAGTATCCGGCCAACCCGCCGGCGGTCGGCAGTTCCGATACGATCGGTGTCAGGACCGAACTGTTCTTCCTGATGATCGTCGTTTCGCTCGCCTCGCTGATTGCGGCGATCGCGCTGTCGCGACGCCTTGGCGAGCGCTTCGGTCTCTGGAACGGCGCGATCATCGCCGGCATCGCCTATCTCGTCTTCATCGGCGCGGTTCTCTATCTGCTGCCGCCGATCAACGAGGTGCCGGAGAATTTCTCGGCCACGGTGCTCTGGCGGTTCCGCGCGACCACGCTTGGCATGCACGCGATCCTTTGGGCAGCGCTCGGCCTTGTTTTCGGAGTGCTGGCAGAACGGCATCTTGTCGCCAAGAGCGGACTGCGGCCGGCGCTCCGGTGA